The sequence GCGGTCTGGGCGAGGCCATTATAGCCGTCATTGTCGACGTCGCCGCGCCACACCGACAGGAAAGCGTCCTCGAACAGCGCGCCGCCATCGGTAAGGTCGATCGGCTTGCCGTAGCTGTTCTCCAGTTCCATGTCGTGGATGAAGACCATGCCAGGCTGATCACTGTTGATTGTGCCGGACTGGTCGTCGCCGACCTCGAAGGTGCGCTCGCTGATGACGCGGAAGCCGATGTTTTCCAGCACCGGCACACGCCGCGACAGCGCCACCGGGCTGCCGTGGTGATAGATCTTCAGCGCCGCCTGGTGCGGCTTCTGCTCGGCATGGCGGTAATAGTCGATGGCGATCGGATTGGCGGCGCTGATCCTGGCGATGCGCCCGGCATCGGCCAGCGCCACGGCCGCGCTGAACGTGTCCCGGTAGCTTTCCGGCAGCCTTGCGGCGATGGCCTTCAACGCCTGGTCGCCGCCACCCGCATCCGCTGCGTCGGAAAGGGCATCCTCCCATGTCCGCACGATGTCGCGGATGGCCGCCTCGATCGTCGCCTGCTCGACCTTCGGCGTCTTGCCGCCGGAGCGGCCGATGATGAAATGCACGCGCGCCAGCCCACCTTCGGGGAAGGCCGGGTAATAGGCCGACAGCCGGCCTTCGAACACGTTTTTCAGATAGGCGCCGATCTTCTCGCGCACGACGCTGTCGTAACGGTCGCGCGGCACGAAGACGAGGATCGAGACAAAGCGGTCGAACTGGTCTGCACGCACCAGCGCCCTGACGCGGGGACGCTCCACCAGGCCCAGAATAGCCTCGGCGTGCCTGCGCAGAATCGGCACCGGGACCTGGAACAGTTCGTCGCGCGGATAGCTTTCCAGCACGTTGATCAGCGCCTTGCCGGAATGGTCATGCCGGTCGAAGCCGGACTTGGCGATGACCGTTTCGGCCTTGGACCTGAGATACGGGATCTTCATCACCGAGCGCGTGTAGGCGGTCGAGGTGAACAGGCCGACGATGCGCAGTTCGCCGGCAAGCGTGCCCTTCGGGGTATAGGTCTTGACGCCGATGTAATCGAGATAAATGCGGCGGTGCACGGACGACTTGGCATTGGCCTTGGTGACGATCAGCGGCTCCGGCCCGTGCAGGAAGGCGCGAATCTCGGGCGTTGTCGTCACCGCTTCGGTGCCGCGCCTCAGTACCAGCACATCGGGATCGGACAGGATGCCGAGGCCGGGCTTGTCGGCGCGCTCCAGATTGCCGCTTTCCTCGCCGCCGGAGTATTTGAACTCGCGCATACCGAGGAAGGTAAAATTGTCGTCGCGCAGCCATTCCAGGAAGGCGATCGCCTCAGCGACGCTGGTCTTGTCGAGCGGCACCGCCGAATAGCGGAATTCCGAGATCGCCTGGTCGAGCCGGGCCAGCATCGGCTTCCAATCCTTGACCGCGGCGTGGACCTGGCCAAGCATCTTGCGCAGCCGCTCGGTCAGGGCGTTCGCCGCTTCCGCCGTCAGCCGCGGTATGTGGACATGGATGACGCTCAGCCGGTCGTGGCTGCCATCGTCCTTGGCGAAATTGCCGTCGCCGAGGATTTCCTCGACTCCGCGTTTGCCGTGGCGAACGGTGATGACCGGGTGGGTGACCAGCGTCGGTTCGCCTGATGTCTCGGTGATCTCGCCCAGGATGGAATCGAACAGGAACGGCATGTTGTCGTTGACGACGGTGATCACCGTGACCGGGCGACCTTCGCGAACGACGCCCGAATCGGTGTCGACGGCAACCACGCACCCGCCCTTCTTGTGGCCGGCGACCGCCTGGCCGGCAAGTTCAGCGGCACGTGCGAGGTCGGCCGCCTCATAGGCGGCAATGTCTTCCGCCGGCGCGCGGGCGAGCAGGTAATCGGCGAGCCTGGCTGGCCTTTCCTCCGTTTTTGCCGCTGCCGTGGCTTTTTTCTTCGACTTAGCTGCGGATTTCACGCTGGCCATGACGCTTCTTCCCTCCCGTCGCATGCTTTTACGGCTATCGTAGCAGATGACCGCTGTTTGGCGACAAAGGTTTGACGGCTTGCCAAGAAATATCGGAATTCGGCTGCGGCACATCGTGACGAGGAGAAAATGACCCATGACCGGCAAAATTTCAGCGCTTGATCTGGCCTCGGGAGAGCTGAGCGAGCCGACAAAGGCCTATTTCGCCAAATGCGAGGAGAAGCTCGGCCTGGTTCCCAACGTGCTCAAGGCCTATGCCTTCGACGACAAGAAACTGCGCGCCTTCACCGACATCTACAACGATCTGATGCTGGGCGAGTCCGGCCTGTCGAAGCTGGACCGGGAGATGATCGCCGTTGCAGTCTCCTCCATCAACCATTGCTACTACTGCCTGACCGCGCATGGCGCCGCGGTGCGCCAGCTGTCGGGCGACCCGGCGCTCGGCGAGATGCTGGTGATGAATTTCCGCGCCGCCGATCTTTCGCCGAGGCAGACCGCGATGCTCGAATTCGCCGTCAAGCTGACCGAGGAGCCGGCCAAGATCGTCGAGGCCGACCGGGCGGCCCTGCGCAAGGCCGGCTTCAGCGACCGCGACATCTGGGACATCGCCTCGACAGCGGCCTTCTTCAACATGTCGAACCGGGTGGCCGCGGCAATCGACATGCGGCCGAACGACGAATATCATGCCATGGCGCGTTGAGGCTCGGCAGGGGACCTCGCCTTATATTAGCCACCCCTCATTTCCGTTGCGTGTTTGCCGGTTTGGTCCGATGATCGGCAGGCGGCATGACCGCATGCCGGTTCAATGCCGCTCATAACGGGAGGAGAACATGGCGAAGTTTCTCTATGTCTATCACGGCTCCGGAAAGATGCCGACGAGCGAAGCCGAGCGAAAGGCGATGACCGACGCCTGGACAGGCTGGTTTGGAAAGCTTGGCTCGGCCGTTGTCGATCCAGGCAATCCAGTTGGCATGTCGAAGACCGTCCTGCCTGGCGGCAAGATAGAAAACAACGGCGGCAGCAACCCGACCGGCGGCTACTCGATCATCGAGGCCAGGGACATCGACGATGCCGCCGAGAAGGCCAAAGGCTGCCCGATGCTTGCCATGCCGAACTGCAACGTCGAGATCGCACCGATCATCAATATGGTGGCCTGACGCCTCGCCTCCAGGATCATGCTCAAGACCGCGCCGCGATCGCCGCGGCGGCACCGGCCATCGTGGTGGCGCTGACGCGGTTGGCGATCTTCATGGCGCGCTTGCTCTTCAAGAGCTTGCGCGCCTGGGCGGCGGCGAGCACCCATGCGAGATCGATGGCGATCAAAACCACCGCCATGGTCGCCGTCAGCTCGACCCAGCCGACAATGCTGACCGAGGCAAGATCGATGATGGTCGGCAGCAGCGCCAGATAGAACATCATGATCTTGGGGTTGCCGAGCGTCACCGTCATACCGGCGAAGAACAGCTTCGCCGGCGAATCCTCACGCGGCATCTCGCCCTCTTTGGCATCGACAGGCGCCGTCCACATCTTCCAGGCGAGGTAAGCGAGATAGGCGACACCCACCCACTTCACCACGACAAAGGCGAAGTGAAAGGTCTGCGCCACCACGGCCAGTCCGAACACCGCCAGCGACAGCCAGATGCCCTCGCCGATCCACATGGCGAGCAGGAACGGGAACACGTCGCGAAAGCCTTTCGCGATGACGCGTGCGACCAGCGCCGCGATCGACGGACCGGGCGAGCCGGCGGCGACGAACAAGGCGGCGGCGAAGATCAGGAGCGAGGTGAGATGCATGGCATTGCCTTCCAAGCGGTTGAAGGGCGGACGATATCCGATCGATATCGCCGCTTGCAACATCGGTGGCTTGCAGTCAGGTTGATCTTGCCGAGCAGGCGGGAGGAGGCGTTTTCGTGATTGTGCAAAGTTGGCGCGCTGTCCTTCGACGGTTCTCCATGCCAGCTGTCCTGGCAGCCATCATGGTGCTGACCGGAGCGCCCCAGGCTGTAGCCTCGTCGAGGAAGCCGCCGAAATATGATCACGTCGTTGTCGTGATCATGGAGAACCACACCTTTGAGCAGATTTCTCTTGCGAGACGCACTGCTCCCTATTTGAACAGGCTGGCAAGAGGCGGTGCGCTGTTCGATCGATCCTACGGGGTTGCTCACCCCAGCCAACCCAATTACTTCGCCCTGTTCACCGGCTTGACACAAGGCGTCCATGACGATGGCATGCATAGTTTTGCAGCGCCGAACCTGGCTGCTCGTCTTCGAGCTCACGGCAAGACGTTCGCTGGCTACGTCGAAGCCAGATCGCCGCGAAAACACAATCCCTGGGAATCGTTTGCGGACGCAAAGGGATTTGAGAAGCCTTTGGCGCAATTCCCTCGCGACTATGCGAAGCTACCATCCGTTAGTTTCGTAATCCCCAATCTCGAAAATGACATGCATGATGGCACAATAGAGGCGGCGGATTCCTGGTTGAAAACTTACCTTGGGGGCTACGCGGCTTGGTCGAAGAAAAACAACAGCCTTTTTATCGTGACATTCGATGAAGACGACTACCACACAAAGAATCATATATTTACTTTATTCTACGGATTTGGAATTGAACCAGGGCGTTACGCTGAAAAGATCGATCACTATTCGGTCCTGCGGACCATTGAAGACATAGAGAGTGTTCCTCCCCTGGGCACCAGCGCCATCAGATCGGTGATCGCTAGTGGATGGAACCGACGGTAGTTTCCCACCGGACGTCTCCAAATGATCTTCCCCGAATAAAGTCGGAAGCCGTCATTCGTTGGAAGTCACTGCCTGCCTTGCCGTCCTCGTTGGCTACGGCTAGAAGACCTGCCGCGAAACAATTTTGAGCTTCACCTTGCCTCAGTAACCGCCGGTCTCGTCAACTCCCCCGACACACTCGCATGGCGCCGCATCCGCGGTGCCTGTCTTATATTCACGTGTTCTTCTGGGCGGCGGTTCGAGACCGGTTTGGCACTGCTGAACCACTGTCGCGCGCTTTCCGCCGGCGACACCTGACTTCAAAAATCTCCGCAGCCTACCGCCACGCCGCGCCCGCATGGGCATCTCGATCGTGCCGACCTGATGAACTTCCCGACGGGAAGGGCTTATCGGCATGTCCGGCACTCTGCGCATCCACTGGGCGATCACGCCCGAAATCGCACCTCAACCGCTGATCAACTGCAATCGCTGCGGCGGCGTGAAGGCCTATCGCTGCAGCGGAAAATTCCGCGTCAACGCCAACGGCAAGCGCATCGACGTGTGGTTGATCTATCGCTGCGTCGACTGCGACAATTCCTGGAATTTCGGCATTTTCGAACGCTGCAACCGCCGCGACATCGAACCGGTCCTGCTGCAGGCGCTCGAAAGCAACGACGCGGGACTGGCGCGGCGCCATGCCTTCGACATCGCCACCCTGCGCAACCAGGTGGGGCGTGTCGAGGAGTTTCCCGATGTCGCCGTGCACAAGCGGCTGCTGGGCGGCGCCAGCGAAAGCGCGGCGACCCTGGAGCTCCAGCTCGGGCTGGAAATGCCGACATCGCTCCGGCTTGACCGTCTGCTCGCCAGCGAACTCGGCATCTCGCGTTCGCGGCTCCAGACGCTGGCGGAACGGCGCCTCCTAGTCGTGGATCCGGACGGCGCCAAAGCCTTGCGCAAGCCGGCCCGCCAGGGAATGACGATCCGGATCGACCTGGCCGGCGAGCCGGATCACGAAGCGATCATCTGTGCTGCCGGCGGGTAAACGAGAGAGGGGCGGAGCACTTGGTGCTCCGCCCCTCTCGGAAACCGTCGGAAGAAAAAACTATGCCGCGCCGACCACCTTGGACGACTTCTCGAAACGCTTGCGCTCGTTCGGGTCGAGATAGAGTTTGCGCAGCCGGATGGTCTTCGGCGTCACCTCGACCAGTTCGTCGTCCTGGATCCAGGCCAGCGCGCGTTCCAGCGTCATGCGGATCGGCGGGGTGAGCTTGACCGCTTCGTCCTTGCCGGCGGCGCGGATGTTGGTCAGCTTCTTGCCCTTCAGCACGTTCACTTCGAGGTCGTTGTCGCGGGAGTGGATGCCGATGATCATGCCCTGGTAGACCTTGACGCCCGGATCGATGACCATCGGGCCGCGATCTTCCAGGTTCCACATGGCGTAGGCGACCGATTCGCCCTGCTCGTTGGAGATCAGCACGCCGTTGGTGCGGCCGGGCAGTTCGCCCTTGTAGGGCTCGTAGGCATGGAACAGCCGGTTCATCACGGCGGTGCCGCGCGTGTCGGTCAGAAGTTCCGACTGGTAGCCGATGAGGCCGCGCGTCGGTGCGTGGAAGACGATGCGCTGGCGGTTGCCGCCGGAAGGACGCAGTTCGACCATCTCGGCCTTGCGCTCAGACATCTTCTGCACGACCACGCCGGCATGTTCCTCGTCGACGTCGATGACGACTTCCTCGACCGGCTCCAGCAATTCGCCGTTCTCGCCCTTCTGCATGACAACGCGCGGACGCGACACGGCGATTTCAAAGCCTTCGCGGCGCATCGTCTCGATCAGCACGGCGAGCTGCAATTCGCCTCGGCCGGAGACGAAGAACGAATCCTTGTCGGGCGACTCCTCGATCTTCAGCGCGACATTGCCTTCGGCCTCGCGCAGCAGGCGGTCGCGGATGACGCGGCTGGTCACCTTGTCGCCTTCGGTGCCGGCGAGCGGGCTGTCATTGACGAGGAAGGACATGGTCACGGTCGGCGGATCGATCGGCTGCGCATGCAGCGCCTCGGTCACCGCCAGGTCGCAGAACGTGTCGGCGACGGTACCCTTGGACAGGCCGGCGATGGCGACGATATCGCCCGCCTGGGCTTCCTCGATCGGCTGGCGCTCGAGGCCGCGGAAAGCCAGGATTTTCGAGATGCGGCCGGTTTCGATCTGGGTGCCGTCATGGTGCAGCACCTTGACCGCCTGGTTGGCCTTCAGCGTGCCGGATTCGATACGGCCGGTGATGATGCGGCCGAGGAAGGGATTGGCTTCCAGGATGGTGCCGATCATGCGGAACGGACCGGGATGGACGGTCGGTGCCGGCACATGCTTGATGATGAGATCGAACAGCGGCGCAAGCTGCTGGTCCTTCGGGCCTTCCGGATTTTCCGAAACCCAGCCGTCGCGGCCAGAACCGTAGAGGATCGGGAAGTCGAGCTGTTCGTCGGTGGCGTCGAGCGCGGCGAACAGGTCGAACACCTCGTTGACCACCTCGACATGCCTAGCGTCCGGCCGGTCGATCTTGTTGATGACGACGATCGGCTTCAGGCCGACCTTGAGCGCCTTGCCGACGACGAATTTGGTCTGCGGCATCGGGCCCTCGGCGGCGTCGACGAGCACGATGGCCGAATCCACCATCGACAGGATGCGCTCGACCTCGCCGCCGAAATCGGCGTGGCCGGGTGTGTCGACGATGTTGATGCGGGTGTCCTTCCAGTCGACCGAGGTCGCCTTGGCCAGGATGGTGATGCCGCGCTCCTTTTCCAGGTCGTTGGAATCCATGGCGCGCTCGGCGACGCGCTGATTGTCACGGAAGGAGCCGGACTGCTTCAAAAGCTGGTCGACAAGGGTGGTCTTTCCATGGTCGACGTGCGCGATGATCGCGATATTACGGAGTTTCATGTTCTGGGTCTCGGAAGCGTTGCAGGCAGCAGGCCAAAGGCGCTGCCTCTTTCGGTTGCGCGGCTCATACAGGGTTTTTCGCAGTTGCGAAAGGGGAAGCGCGACACCAAATACTCATCAAATCTTAAGCATCTGCGTGTGAGATGATTTTGTTAACCAAGGCGGGAACCTTTCAGGGCCCGGGCAGTTCGAACGTCATGACCGATAAACTCAACCGATTTTGGCCGCTCATCGCTTCGTTGGCCTTTGCCTTGCTGCTGGCGGCCAACGCCGCGCAGTCGGCTGCCGCGACACAGAAGGGCGCGCGCACTGTTGCGCAGTCAGACACCCAGACCGCCGAACAGGCCTTTGCCGATGCACCTGATGGCGTTGACCCGATGGTGACGGGACCGGTCAGCACCGCCTTCAAACAGAGGCAAGTCAGCGCCAACTGCGACAGCGCCGTGTGGCCGAACATTCCAATGGTCTGCTACCCGGATTGACGATTGCGAGAGTCTACGCCGATCGCACCGGATCGAGCGTGACCTTGTAGAGTTCGTTGTCGTCGCGATCCATCAGCCGCACGGTCATCTGTTCGCTCGCGCCGCTGATATCCACCAGCCCGAAGAACTGCAGGCCTGCCGATGGCGGCAGATTCTGTCCCTGTTCGGCGGTCGGCGCCTTGATGAACTTCAGCTCCGGACCGAAGGTCATATCGAAATCGTTCGGACCGAACGTGCCGGCATGGATTGGGCCTGAGACGAATTCCCAGAACGGATTGAAATCCTGGAACTGCGCCTTGTCGGGATTGTAGTAATGCGCGGCCGTGTAGTGCACGTCGGCGGTCAGCCAGACGGTGTTGGTGATGCCGGCATTCTTGATGAAGCGCAAAAGGTCGGCGAATTCGAGTTCCCGCCCCCTCGGCGTGCCGTTGTCGCCATTGCTGACGGCTTCGGCGCCGGTCTTCTTGGCGGCATTGTCCCAGACCACGAGGCCAAGCGGCATGTCGGCGGCGATGATCTTCCAGGTCGCCTTGGAGTTGGCCAGTTCCCGCTTCAGCCACTTCGTCTGCTGCTCGCCGAGCATGCGTGACTGCGGCGTCATCTCCTCCTGCATGTCCGGGCCGTTCGGGCCGCGATACGAGCGCATGTCGAGGAAGAACACGTCGAGCAGTGGGCCGTAGGCAATCTTGCGGTAGACGCGGCCGGGTTCTGACGGTTCGTAGCGGATCGTCGTCATCTCATGGAAGGCGCGCGCCGCACGGGCCGCCAGCACATGAATGGATTTTTCCTTATAACGGTCGTCCGCGGTCAGATCCTTGGAGTCCGACCAATTGTTCAGCACCTCATGGTCGTCCCACTGGTAGAAGGTCGGGCAGATTGCGCTGAGGCCCAGCACATTCCTGTCCATCATGTTGTACTTCCACTGGTCGCGATATTCGTCCAGCGTTTCGGCAACCTTGCGCTTGCCGTCGATCAGCACGACGTTCTTCCACTTGCCGCCGCCGGGCAGGTCGACCTCGTCTTTCATGGCGCCGTCGGCATAGATGGTGTCGCCCGAATGGAGGAAGAAATCGGGCGTGTGCTTGCCGATCGTGGAATAGGTCTTCATGCCGGTGTCGTCGATGCCCCAGCCTTGACCGGCGGTGTCGCCCGACCAGGCGAAGCGGACGTCGCGCTTCGAGGCCGGCGCTGTGCGGAAGCGGCCGACGATCGGCTCGGAAACGGCGTTGATGTCCGCGAGATCGGCCGCAATCATGCGATAGAAGATGTCCTGGTCGGCGGCGAGATCGGTGAGCAGCCGTTTCACCGTGTAGTCGCTGGCAGGCGAGGTATCGAGCGGCGCCAGCCGCGTCGCAGTGGCGAAGCTTTCCGTCGACGAGACTTCGAACATGACGCGCGCCGGACGATCCGTGCGCGTCCACACCATGCCGCTGGTGGCATCGACATCGCCGGACTGGACACCATGCGTGAAGGCCGGACGCTGGCTCGCGCGGGAATAGTAGGGCAAGGCGAGGCCCGAGGCGCCAAGCAGGCCGGCAGCGCTCGCGGAGGTGACAAAGGCGCGGCGGGTCATCGAAAGCTTGTTCATGGCTGTCTCCTGGATGGCTTTGAACGTGGCCATCAAGGTCCGGCCTCAATGTTTCAGCCGCATCTCGGAACCATGAAGTTTTGATAACAGTGAACAGCTGCCGATCTCTTCCTTCTCCCCCTGGGGGAGAAGGGAAAGAGCAGCCTCAAGCGGCCTGCGGTTCCGGGTCGAAGGCCGGCCGGCTGGTGTTGATCAGCAGCGAGATACAGGCCGCCGCGATGGCCGTCATGCCGGCGATCAGGAAGGCCAGTTCGTAATTGCCCTGCAGCTCGCGCATGGTGCCGCCGAAGGCAGCGGCCGTGGCGGCGCCAACCTGATGGCCGGCGACGATCCAGCCGAACACGATCGGGCCGCTGCGGTCGCCGAACGCCTCGTTGGCGAGCCGCAGCGTCGGCGGCACGGTGGCGATCCAGTCGAGGCCGTAGAGCACGGCGAAGATGATCAGGCTGGTCGCCGAGAAGCCGGAATAAGGCAGGTAGATCAGCGACAGGCCACGGATGGCGTAGTAGACGCCGAGCAGCTTGCGCGGATCGAAACGGTCGGTGAGCCAGCCCGACAGCGTCGTGCCGATCAGGTCGAAAATGCCCATCATCGACAACAGCCCGGCGGCCTGCACCTCGCCGATGCCCATGTCGCCGCAGAAGGCGATCAAATGCGTGCCAACCAGCCCGTTGGTGGTGAAACCGCAGACGAAGAAGGTGGCGAACAGGTACCAGAAGACGCGAGTACCGGCGGCGCGGCGCAGCGTGTTCAGCGTATGCGCCAGGAAATTGCCCTGCGATGCCGGGGGCACCGGCGGCACGTCGTCGGCCTCGGCGCCATAGCGCACCATGCCGATCGAGGCCGGGCGTTCCGGCACCAGCAGCCAGACCAGCGGCAGCAGGCAGGCCGTGGCGACCGCGACGGCGACGGCGACC comes from Mesorhizobium japonicum MAFF 303099 and encodes:
- a CDS encoding alkaline phosphatase D family protein, yielding MNKLSMTRRAFVTSASAAGLLGASGLALPYYSRASQRPAFTHGVQSGDVDATSGMVWTRTDRPARVMFEVSSTESFATATRLAPLDTSPASDYTVKRLLTDLAADQDIFYRMIAADLADINAVSEPIVGRFRTAPASKRDVRFAWSGDTAGQGWGIDDTGMKTYSTIGKHTPDFFLHSGDTIYADGAMKDEVDLPGGGKWKNVVLIDGKRKVAETLDEYRDQWKYNMMDRNVLGLSAICPTFYQWDDHEVLNNWSDSKDLTADDRYKEKSIHVLAARAARAFHEMTTIRYEPSEPGRVYRKIAYGPLLDVFFLDMRSYRGPNGPDMQEEMTPQSRMLGEQQTKWLKRELANSKATWKIIAADMPLGLVVWDNAAKKTGAEAVSNGDNGTPRGRELEFADLLRFIKNAGITNTVWLTADVHYTAAHYYNPDKAQFQDFNPFWEFVSGPIHAGTFGPNDFDMTFGPELKFIKAPTAEQGQNLPPSAGLQFFGLVDISGASEQMTVRLMDRDDNELYKVTLDPVRSA
- a CDS encoding alkaline phosphatase family protein produces the protein MIVQSWRAVLRRFSMPAVLAAIMVLTGAPQAVASSRKPPKYDHVVVVIMENHTFEQISLARRTAPYLNRLARGGALFDRSYGVAHPSQPNYFALFTGLTQGVHDDGMHSFAAPNLAARLRAHGKTFAGYVEARSPRKHNPWESFADAKGFEKPLAQFPRDYAKLPSVSFVIPNLENDMHDGTIEAADSWLKTYLGGYAAWSKKNNSLFIVTFDEDDYHTKNHIFTLFYGFGIEPGRYAEKIDHYSVLRTIEDIESVPPLGTSAIRSVIASGWNRR
- a CDS encoding LysE family translocator; the protein is MHLTSLLIFAAALFVAAGSPGPSIAALVARVIAKGFRDVFPFLLAMWIGEGIWLSLAVFGLAVVAQTFHFAFVVVKWVGVAYLAYLAWKMWTAPVDAKEGEMPREDSPAKLFFAGMTVTLGNPKIMMFYLALLPTIIDLASVSIVGWVELTATMAVVLIAIDLAWVLAAAQARKLLKSKRAMKIANRVSATTMAGAAAAIAARS
- the typA gene encoding translational GTPase TypA gives rise to the protein MKLRNIAIIAHVDHGKTTLVDQLLKQSGSFRDNQRVAERAMDSNDLEKERGITILAKATSVDWKDTRINIVDTPGHADFGGEVERILSMVDSAIVLVDAAEGPMPQTKFVVGKALKVGLKPIVVINKIDRPDARHVEVVNEVFDLFAALDATDEQLDFPILYGSGRDGWVSENPEGPKDQQLAPLFDLIIKHVPAPTVHPGPFRMIGTILEANPFLGRIITGRIESGTLKANQAVKVLHHDGTQIETGRISKILAFRGLERQPIEEAQAGDIVAIAGLSKGTVADTFCDLAVTEALHAQPIDPPTVTMSFLVNDSPLAGTEGDKVTSRVIRDRLLREAEGNVALKIEESPDKDSFFVSGRGELQLAVLIETMRREGFEIAVSRPRVVMQKGENGELLEPVEEVVIDVDEEHAGVVVQKMSERKAEMVELRPSGGNRQRIVFHAPTRGLIGYQSELLTDTRGTAVMNRLFHAYEPYKGELPGRTNGVLISNEQGESVAYAMWNLEDRGPMVIDPGVKVYQGMIIGIHSRDNDLEVNVLKGKKLTNIRAAGKDEAVKLTPPIRMTLERALAWIQDDELVEVTPKTIRLRKLYLDPNERKRFEKSSKVVGAA
- a CDS encoding peroxidase-related enzyme, whose protein sequence is MTGKISALDLASGELSEPTKAYFAKCEEKLGLVPNVLKAYAFDDKKLRAFTDIYNDLMLGESGLSKLDREMIAVAVSSINHCYYCLTAHGAAVRQLSGDPALGEMLVMNFRAADLSPRQTAMLEFAVKLTEEPAKIVEADRAALRKAGFSDRDIWDIASTAAFFNMSNRVAAAIDMRPNDEYHAMAR
- a CDS encoding MFS transporter: MIAQSRPFGQRYAFVVVGVIFLCLLIAAGLRSAPAVMMLPLENSFGWRRDVISLAAGVGILLYGLTGPFAAALMERIGLRRTLIASLLVMSGSTALSLLMTKPWHLFITWGVFSGIGSGAVASVLGATIVNRWFKTNRGLVMGLMSASSATGLLVFLPLLASLAQSGGWKPVAVAVAVATACLLPLVWLLVPERPASIGMVRYGAEADDVPPVPPASQGNFLAHTLNTLRRAAGTRVFWYLFATFFVCGFTTNGLVGTHLIAFCGDMGIGEVQAAGLLSMMGIFDLIGTTLSGWLTDRFDPRKLLGVYYAIRGLSLIYLPYSGFSATSLIIFAVLYGLDWIATVPPTLRLANEAFGDRSGPIVFGWIVAGHQVGAATAAAFGGTMRELQGNYELAFLIAGMTAIAAACISLLINTSRPAFDPEPQAA
- a CDS encoding YciI family protein; the encoded protein is MAKFLYVYHGSGKMPTSEAERKAMTDAWTGWFGKLGSAVVDPGNPVGMSKTVLPGGKIENNGGSNPTGGYSIIEARDIDDAAEKAKGCPMLAMPNCNVEIAPIINMVA
- a CDS encoding DUF1062 domain-containing protein yields the protein MSGTLRIHWAITPEIAPQPLINCNRCGGVKAYRCSGKFRVNANGKRIDVWLIYRCVDCDNSWNFGIFERCNRRDIEPVLLQALESNDAGLARRHAFDIATLRNQVGRVEEFPDVAVHKRLLGGASESAATLELQLGLEMPTSLRLDRLLASELGISRSRLQTLAERRLLVVDPDGAKALRKPARQGMTIRIDLAGEPDHEAIICAAGG